The following DNA comes from Miscanthus floridulus cultivar M001 chromosome 5, ASM1932011v1, whole genome shotgun sequence.
actgcacgctgcccctccgcccacGTCGCGGTTGCCTCGGATGCCCGGTCCTAGGATTTACGGCGAGCGaactctagctgacgctcaagctcagccatccgGGTGTGCTCCATTCAGAGAAAGCGGGACTTGCAGGACGACCGAGGATGGCGGTGGCGTGCGGCGGGCGCGGGAAGCCcggcgctccgcgcggcgagGTGGGCTCGGCGGGTGTGCCCTAGGCCAGCGGTGTCGGGCGGCACGGTCACGGTCACAGCACCGGCGCGGCGGGGCGCGGCCAAGGCGGACGCGAACGGCACGTCGGGCGAGCcgcgggcgcgggaccggcgTGGCCGCGGGGGGGGGGGCAGCCTCGGTGGCGGCGCGACGGTCTGGCGGGGGCGCGGGGCGCGGCGAGGGAgagggcgcgtgggcgcgggagAGGGTGCGGGTGGcgcgagagagggagggagaggaagagagaaaaatTGGGGCCCATACGTAAGATAGGCTCGGCGCTAGGGTTGCTGGCGTCGAGTTACCTACCATGTCAACGCCACGTTGGCTTCGAGCCCAAGAgcacgtgttagctcggcgtcaGTAACGATGACGCTGAGTTAAGgatccagattttgaaatctttcctccaggggtatatttgtgaaaaaatttcaaaaaaaaaggctaaaaaaataaaaaattcggcccAAGCTGACCGGAAAACCCCATCTCCTCCGCGCCGCCCCACCacgatggccgccgccgccaggtCGCTGCTCCGCTCGTCGGCCTCCCTTCTccgcgccgcccccgcccccgtgAGGTCCTCGGCCGCGTCGGCTACGACGCGTCCGTCTCTTCGGCGCGCATTGgctgctcctcctcgcctcctcagGTACAACCCCGCCCGTCGCTCCTCTTCTGCCCCCGATATAGCAAGCAGGACACGGAGTAGTGGAATACTGGTGTGGTGGTGATAGGTCTTGTTCCTCTCTCAGGTCGCCCGTCGAGTCGAGCTTCTGCGTGGAGTCGCTTTTGCCTCttcacgccgccaccgccggtgcACGGATGACGTCCATGCTCGCCGCTCCTGGCCGAGGCCTCGGCTGGCTCACCCAAGGTAAAAATACAAAAGCAATTACTTCGATCTTCAAATGCACTTCAATTCATACTCAGAGAGGCTGCACTGCTTTTGGTGCAAGCTCGCAGTGTAATTGCCTGATTGACATACCTCCACCAGTTTCGTTTaattgctgttttttttttttttgataaaaggCAATATATTAACAGCATGATGCTGCAATGAGGGTGAAACAATCACGCATTACAGAGTTCATAGCTGCTAGCGTTGGGCAGCTGTTTACATGAGCTGGATTGGTACAGGAAGTCTGGAAATGAACAGGAGATCTATTTGCAGACGCGAACGCCTGAGTAGCTAGGATATGCGCTGTCGCATTTAGCTTCCTTTGTACCTTGAATATGTGTTGAATCTGACGCCACAAACAACCTTAGATGACTATGAACCCTATTCTAGCTTGTGAGTAAAAGGTTACTTTGCTTATGAATGAAATGGCCCATTTGGTTGCAAGCATACTTCAGTTTCACCAAATCATCACCCAAGCCAGCTAATAAAATTGTTCAAATGTATACCTGATTTTCAAAAGAATGCATATGAATGCATAGGTGCACGATAATGGTTGCTCGGCAAACTTGTCTACCAGTGAACTTTCAGAGGGTTGTATCCACGTAAAGGACAGTGGCAGTATATATGACCATATGGTGTGTTATTAAATACAGTGTGTAAGACTCCCAGATGGCCAATCCACATTCAAGAATGCATTGACATCATTACAAAATTGGCTCTGGTACAAAATTAAATAAATCGGCTTATACAGGTTCTAAGTTCAATGTGGAAGATGAAGGAAAATTGATTTGAGAAAAACTGCAAGAATAAGAAAATGTTCCTATAGATGTTTTCACTTTCCTTTGATGTAAGGGTTCATGAATCGTTTTATATGATTTATCAGTTATCTTACTAGTCAAGAGTGCAGTTAGCTTTGCATTTTATAGTACTGAAAAGGGGAAATCGTATGGATTGCAACCTGCCCTATATTAGACAAAGACCCCTTGAAAAAATGTGATGTACTAATAACGTTGGTGATATTAAATATGTTTTCTTGAATTGTGGAACAGCTTTTACGAacgaatctttttttttttaacagCTGAAACTGATGGAGTATGACGGCCCATGGCGGTGGTTTAGGTACCAGGAGATCAGTTGTGTATCTAGTTCTTCTGTGCCTGCTGGAATCAGGAAGAGTTGATGAAAGGGGAAAAAGATTTTCTTTATCTTTATGTGAAGTGTGATGAGGACATAATAAACTAGATCTTTGTATGATGCTCTGACCCTTTTTATGTGTTTCATTGACTAAAATGATTATGTAATGGTAACTACGGCAGGGGCTAAATGTTTGTAGAAGTAAGACCTACACCTGATTTATTTGGTTTCATTCTTCATCATAGCCTGGTGATTGAGGAGCTTGCAGGGAGCAAGACGTGTGTGCTAATTTATCTGTTGGTGCGAGCTTTTTTATCTACACTAGAGCTACGAAGCCCATTTTATCTCGGAAAACAAGGAGCGTGACATCTAAACAATCCATTCTCATTCTCGGACAATATGAATGCCAGATTCTAATTTACATAGAAACAAGAATAAGAACGCTACAATTAAGTTCTAATTTGCAATACCAATGTCAGGATAATGGGTTCGCATCTGTTCAGTCTGGTAGATGGACAGGAACTTCATACAGATAGGCGGCTCGACTTTGAAGATGGCGAGGAGCGAAGATGGCAGCGCCCAGAGCCCGTCGCCACAGATCAAACCAGACGCCACCACAACTGAGAGCAGGTTTGCTGTTTGCTTATTCCTTCTCCTCCAGAAGATGACTAGGAGGCTCCCCAGGCACATGTCTATGGCGAAGGTCGGTCCGACGAAGAAGGGGATGGCCATGGCCATGATGTTTGGGACGTAGCTTTTGATCCTCCAGTCGTTTGCCGTGGCGACGGCCGTCAGGGCGTCGAAGCACAGCGCCACGACGAAGCAAGGTATGCAGAGCATGATGGAGTGCTTGGGGAGCATCTTCATGCCCTCCACGCTCAGGTCGGCGATGCCGCGGTAGGCCATGGCCATGGGCGCGGCGTAGAGCGACCCGGCTTCCCCCAGGTGGTCCTTGCCGCCGGCCATCTCCTGGAAGCCGAGGAAGAGGAGCGGGTTGATGATGCAGC
Coding sequences within:
- the LOC136553244 gene encoding protein NUCLEAR FUSION DEFECTIVE 6, mitochondrial-like, translated to MAAAARSLLRSSASLLRAAPAPVRSSAASATTRPSLRRALAAPPRLLRSPVESSFCVESLLPLHAATAGARMTSMLAAPGRGLGWLTQAETDGV